The following are from one region of the Rhodopirellula sp. P2 genome:
- a CDS encoding DJ-1/PfpI family protein: MEKVLIVIGDATELLDTMYPYYRLQEAGFEPIVTAPEKRLYQLVLHEVKPGWTITKEWEGYTLDCDVPFAEVKEDDYAGIFFSGGRAPEYIRYDKDLVRITQHFFDTNKPIASVCHGVEIPAYADRVRGRRMATVAKCQFDLEVCGGIFVDEPCVIDGNLVSGRTYRDNGFYIAPWIQQLEAARDAKR, encoded by the coding sequence ATGGAAAAAGTGCTGATCGTCATCGGCGATGCCACCGAGTTGCTGGACACGATGTACCCGTATTACCGGCTGCAAGAAGCCGGGTTCGAACCGATCGTGACCGCGCCCGAGAAACGGCTCTACCAACTGGTTCTGCACGAAGTGAAACCCGGCTGGACGATCACCAAAGAATGGGAAGGTTACACGCTGGATTGCGACGTTCCCTTCGCGGAAGTGAAAGAAGACGACTACGCCGGCATCTTCTTCTCCGGCGGCCGAGCACCGGAGTACATCCGCTACGACAAAGACCTGGTGCGGATCACCCAACACTTCTTTGACACCAACAAACCCATCGCCAGCGTTTGCCATGGCGTCGAGATCCCCGCCTACGCCGATCGCGTTCGCGGACGCCGAATGGCCACCGTTGCCAAGTGCCAATTCGACTTAGAGGTTTGCGGCGGGATCTTCGTCGATGAACCGTGCGTGATCGACGGCAACCTCGTCAGCGGACGCACGTACCGCGACAACGGCTTCTACATCGCACCCTGGATCCAACAACTCGAAGCCGCTCGCGACGCCAAGAGGTAA
- a CDS encoding flagellin hook IN motif-containing protein — MDTTSDRINSLVAGISEKLLDAARVGSSFTNFQGSIDTALTEISELLGQSLTLGGSENSDVRGLDSSQIKDLEILSLPPNASARFSGGITQQAGNAEIMITDAGRLQGGGTLDLKVGDSERRIQFQPGRSISGMAQQINSKNVGVKAMEVDGKLRLTSRTSQSLEATVRPIRTGRNYGDNQLFGVNESQVDRVDLSRLSKGVSQTIQGQVDSVATVARLTYQGSAGGLVSGSANFDLTGDLGTENVETTRGESLISFAEKINNVSAFTGVRAEVNGNELRLVSQLRGDDAEVRLSNVVRQFRPTIEGVNAAQIPRFDLQSIADGAEVNLSGTVTTAADAAKLQYQGSGGNVVDTAVFTLSGNSGSEQIAIAQGEALTDVRDRINAETESTGVVATVDGDTLQFRGQAVGSSESIQVTLDDITQYVDVEGVNASQIQGFTVNSSEPRSTNILSGTVDQTATKGQLTYDGFWGAATSRATFHLTGELGTVEMDVSTFQSLSSLRDDINDQTGDTGVVATLSGSTLTLESQNEGSKGTVEVDVISGSFSTDGGDGNGNAAGTDAQLTINGEAVTADGNQVDYTDSLGSYSFDVQSGFTGAFEPIEVTTSDGDFDLTGGDETGTAYGVDAEATINGQSFVADGNEFEITIDSAVMSFDLDTGFLGAIDPITLRSEEDEFSVTGGDGNGNANGQDGQATINGETYTSATNTFEVSVGESSIDLEFVDEFVGALDAFEIDSEVTMQRRTGTPSTYASSAKSEQFAINGQAVDKVDGRYEFEQGGVRIGFQLAEGFRGSFENFTITANGAASELYRGSQMSSLTGTALEATQTALVDLFQLASGGKYDSQNSDALDAYNVTKETLVNLQSLLGVSTSRGRSLNGLLFDQNA; from the coding sequence GTGGACACCACGTCTGACCGGATCAATTCATTGGTTGCCGGGATCAGCGAAAAGCTCTTGGATGCTGCTCGGGTTGGAAGTTCTTTCACAAATTTCCAGGGCAGTATCGACACGGCTCTGACTGAAATCAGTGAACTCTTGGGGCAATCGTTGACGTTGGGCGGATCCGAGAATTCCGACGTGCGTGGTCTCGATTCCAGTCAAATCAAAGACTTGGAAATCCTTTCGCTGCCGCCCAATGCATCGGCTCGTTTCTCTGGTGGGATCACCCAGCAGGCTGGCAACGCCGAGATCATGATCACCGATGCGGGGCGTTTGCAGGGCGGCGGCACCCTGGATCTGAAGGTTGGTGACTCGGAGCGACGGATTCAGTTTCAACCGGGACGTTCCATTTCCGGGATGGCTCAACAAATCAACTCGAAGAACGTTGGCGTCAAAGCGATGGAAGTGGATGGAAAACTGCGTTTGACATCGCGGACCTCGCAAAGCCTGGAGGCGACGGTGCGTCCGATCCGAACAGGACGGAACTATGGCGACAACCAGCTCTTCGGCGTCAACGAGTCGCAGGTGGATCGTGTGGATTTGAGCCGGTTGTCCAAAGGCGTCTCGCAGACCATCCAGGGACAAGTCGACTCGGTGGCGACGGTTGCGAGACTGACCTATCAAGGCAGCGCCGGTGGGTTGGTCTCCGGCTCGGCCAACTTTGATTTGACCGGAGACCTTGGCACCGAGAATGTGGAAACCACTCGGGGTGAATCGTTGATTTCGTTTGCCGAGAAGATCAACAATGTGTCGGCGTTCACGGGGGTCAGGGCGGAAGTCAATGGCAACGAGCTTCGACTTGTGTCGCAGTTGCGTGGCGACGACGCGGAAGTTCGTCTGTCCAATGTTGTTCGCCAATTCCGCCCCACGATCGAAGGCGTCAACGCGGCACAAATTCCCCGATTTGATCTGCAGAGTATCGCAGACGGGGCGGAGGTCAATCTGTCCGGGACCGTCACCACCGCCGCTGACGCCGCCAAGTTGCAATACCAAGGCAGCGGTGGCAATGTCGTCGACACGGCTGTGTTCACTCTGTCGGGCAACTCAGGCAGCGAGCAAATCGCGATCGCTCAAGGGGAAGCTCTGACGGATGTTCGCGATCGAATCAATGCGGAGACGGAATCGACAGGAGTGGTTGCGACTGTCGATGGCGACACACTTCAGTTCCGTGGGCAGGCCGTGGGATCGTCGGAAAGCATCCAGGTGACATTGGACGACATCACGCAGTATGTCGACGTCGAGGGAGTCAACGCGAGTCAGATTCAAGGGTTCACAGTGAACTCTTCGGAGCCTCGTTCGACCAACATTCTCAGTGGTACCGTGGACCAAACGGCCACCAAAGGGCAGCTGACTTATGATGGTTTTTGGGGGGCCGCCACCAGCAGAGCCACCTTCCATCTCACCGGTGAATTGGGAACCGTGGAAATGGATGTGTCGACGTTTCAATCGCTCAGTTCGCTTCGGGATGACATCAATGATCAGACTGGCGACACAGGTGTGGTCGCGACATTGTCGGGAAGCACGTTGACATTGGAGAGCCAAAACGAAGGCTCCAAAGGCACGGTCGAAGTGGATGTGATATCTGGATCCTTCAGCACGGATGGCGGTGACGGCAATGGAAACGCCGCGGGCACGGACGCCCAGCTCACCATCAATGGTGAAGCGGTCACCGCCGATGGGAATCAGGTGGACTACACCGATTCACTGGGATCGTATTCCTTTGACGTGCAGTCTGGGTTCACGGGAGCGTTCGAGCCCATCGAGGTGACCACTTCGGACGGCGATTTCGATCTCACTGGAGGAGACGAAACCGGGACTGCCTATGGGGTGGACGCCGAGGCCACGATCAATGGCCAATCCTTCGTTGCGGATGGCAATGAATTTGAGATCACGATCGATTCCGCGGTGATGAGCTTTGACCTCGACACAGGGTTCCTGGGGGCGATCGATCCCATCACGTTGCGCTCGGAGGAGGACGAGTTTTCCGTCACAGGTGGTGATGGCAATGGCAACGCAAATGGGCAAGACGGGCAAGCGACCATCAACGGTGAAACGTACACTTCGGCGACCAACACGTTTGAGGTTTCCGTCGGCGAAAGTTCCATCGACCTCGAATTCGTTGACGAGTTTGTAGGGGCCTTGGACGCTTTTGAAATCGATTCCGAGGTCACCATGCAGCGTCGGACGGGGACCCCCAGTACCTACGCCTCCTCGGCCAAGAGCGAGCAATTTGCGATCAACGGTCAAGCAGTGGACAAGGTTGATGGCCGGTATGAATTCGAACAGGGCGGCGTTCGAATCGGGTTTCAACTCGCCGAAGGTTTTCGCGGCAGCTTCGAAAATTTTACCATCACGGCCAATGGCGCTGCCTCGGAGTTGTACCGTGGGTCTCAGATGTCCTCTTTGACGGGCACCGCCTTGGAAGCAACGCAAACCGCGCTAGTGGATCTGTTTCAATTGGCTTCGGGCGGCAAGTACGACAGCCAAAATTCAGACGCGCTGGATGCCTACAACGTGACCAAGGAGACCCTGGTCAATCTGCAATCGCTCTTGGGTGTCTCGACCTCGCGGGGACGTTCACTCAATGGATTGCTGTTCGACCAAAACGCGTGA
- the cydB gene encoding cytochrome d ubiquinol oxidase subunit II — MSYETVTFVWFVLLGVLLCGYAILDGFDLGVGILHPFLAKTDQERRLVMNSIGPLWDGNEVWLVTFGGALFAAFPVAYATVFSSFYLAFYLLLTCLIGRAVSLEFRSKVHSPTWRRLWDFGFFLSSISAAMLLGVAGGNIMQGMELGPKYHYEGSLLSQLGWYPLMIGMLTVSLFALHGAIYLYLKTEHELQNRVRSAITPLFYVFAGMYSLATLATWWHVPHATENIANYPLLWIVPILNALAVLNIPRAMHLGKPAYAFFSSAMVIMALASLFSVAIYPNFMLSTIDPAYNITLDNARSSEGTLNIMLIIAGLGMPCVLSYTLVIYWIFRGKVRIDTNSY, encoded by the coding sequence ATGAGCTACGAAACCGTAACGTTTGTTTGGTTTGTGTTGTTGGGCGTGCTGTTGTGCGGCTATGCGATCTTGGATGGCTTTGATCTGGGGGTCGGAATCCTTCATCCATTCCTCGCGAAAACCGATCAAGAGCGTCGCCTGGTGATGAACTCCATCGGGCCGCTCTGGGACGGCAATGAAGTCTGGCTGGTGACCTTTGGTGGAGCCTTGTTTGCTGCGTTCCCCGTCGCTTACGCCACCGTGTTCAGCAGTTTTTACCTGGCTTTCTATCTGCTCCTGACCTGCTTGATCGGACGCGCCGTCAGCCTCGAGTTCCGTTCCAAAGTCCATTCGCCAACCTGGCGACGATTGTGGGACTTCGGTTTCTTTCTGTCGTCCATTTCAGCGGCCATGCTGCTGGGCGTCGCCGGTGGAAACATCATGCAGGGAATGGAACTTGGCCCCAAGTATCACTACGAAGGCAGCCTGCTCAGCCAATTGGGTTGGTACCCGTTGATGATCGGGATGTTGACCGTGTCCCTGTTTGCCCTGCACGGTGCAATCTACTTGTATCTCAAAACCGAGCATGAACTGCAGAACCGAGTGCGATCCGCGATCACGCCCCTGTTCTACGTGTTCGCGGGAATGTACTCCCTGGCAACCCTCGCGACGTGGTGGCATGTGCCTCATGCGACCGAGAACATCGCCAACTACCCCCTCCTCTGGATCGTACCGATCCTCAATGCATTGGCCGTGCTGAACATCCCTCGGGCCATGCACCTGGGCAAACCGGCGTACGCGTTCTTTTCATCTGCGATGGTGATCATGGCGCTCGCATCTTTGTTCAGCGTCGCGATCTACCCGAACTTCATGCTCTCGACCATCGACCCCGCCTACAACATCACACTGGACAATGCCCGCAGCAGCGAAGGCACGCTGAACATCATGTTGATCATCGCCGGACTGGGGATGCCCTGCGTGCTCAGCTACACCCTCGTGATCTACTGGATCTTTCGAGGGAAGGTGCGAATCGACACCAACAGTTACTGA
- a CDS encoding cytochrome ubiquinol oxidase subunit I: protein MMDVEILSRLQFAGTIMFHYLFPPLSIGLGLQLFLCELASYRTRNPAWEAAARFWTRVFAVNFAMGVSTGIVMEFEFGTNWAAYSRFVGDVFGSALAAEGIFAFFLESGFLAVLVFGWDRVGPTMHLFSTLMVFLGSMFSAVWIVVANSWQQTPAGYHIVWHDVQGESMPRAEVTDFWAMVFNPSSVDRLTHTLIGAFVLGAFFVASVCAYYLLKGRHEEFARRCLSIALPTSLLFTILAAATGHDSAQKLVETQPAKLAAMEAHFETTDEPTGLYLFGWPDAEDETVHFGVQLPYLLSLMVYNDPREPVPGMDQIPADERPPVWLPFQTFHLMVGLGTMMIGVAGLACWSWFRDSLPQRRWLLWTIVFMPVAAMTANQAGWVTAEVGRQPWIVYPSVQDGVEMMGLKTADGLSESVTAEQVLSSIILFGIIYSMLFAVWVFVLNHKIQHGPESVEALLEHKQTTRADSMSEQFERSGKSHGGDFLEEDTR, encoded by the coding sequence ATGATGGACGTTGAGATTCTCAGTCGGTTGCAATTCGCCGGAACGATCATGTTCCACTACCTGTTCCCGCCCCTGTCGATCGGGTTGGGACTGCAGTTGTTCCTCTGCGAACTCGCCTCCTACCGAACTCGCAATCCGGCCTGGGAAGCCGCCGCCCGGTTTTGGACCCGCGTTTTCGCGGTCAATTTCGCGATGGGTGTGTCCACCGGCATCGTGATGGAATTCGAGTTCGGCACCAACTGGGCCGCCTACTCACGCTTTGTTGGCGACGTGTTTGGATCGGCGCTCGCCGCCGAAGGTATCTTCGCCTTTTTCTTAGAAAGTGGGTTCTTGGCCGTGCTGGTGTTTGGCTGGGACCGGGTTGGACCGACCATGCACCTGTTCAGCACGCTGATGGTGTTTCTGGGGTCGATGTTCAGCGCGGTTTGGATCGTGGTCGCCAACAGTTGGCAACAAACGCCAGCGGGATACCACATTGTGTGGCACGACGTGCAAGGCGAATCCATGCCCCGCGCCGAGGTCACTGATTTCTGGGCCATGGTTTTCAATCCCTCCTCAGTCGACCGACTGACTCACACTTTGATCGGTGCGTTTGTCTTGGGAGCCTTCTTCGTTGCGTCGGTTTGCGCCTACTACTTGCTCAAAGGGCGACATGAAGAGTTCGCCCGTCGTTGTTTGTCGATCGCTCTGCCCACCTCGTTGTTGTTCACGATCCTTGCGGCCGCGACCGGACATGACTCGGCTCAGAAGCTCGTCGAAACACAACCCGCCAAACTCGCCGCGATGGAGGCTCACTTCGAGACGACTGACGAGCCCACGGGGCTCTACCTTTTTGGCTGGCCCGACGCGGAAGACGAGACCGTTCACTTCGGAGTCCAACTTCCCTACCTGCTGAGCCTGATGGTCTACAACGATCCCAGGGAACCTGTGCCGGGCATGGACCAAATCCCGGCCGACGAGCGACCTCCGGTGTGGTTGCCATTCCAAACCTTTCACCTGATGGTTGGCTTGGGAACGATGATGATCGGCGTGGCGGGACTGGCCTGTTGGTCCTGGTTTCGCGACTCGTTGCCACAGCGACGTTGGTTGCTGTGGACCATTGTCTTCATGCCCGTTGCCGCGATGACCGCCAATCAAGCGGGATGGGTCACCGCCGAAGTTGGTCGGCAACCGTGGATCGTTTATCCCTCCGTTCAAGACGGTGTGGAGATGATGGGTTTGAAGACCGCCGATGGACTCAGCGAATCCGTGACCGCCGAACAAGTCCTCAGTTCCATCATTCTGTTTGGGATCATCTACTCGATGCTTTTCGCGGTCTGGGTATTTGTGCTGAACCATAAGATTCAGCACGGCCCTGAAAGTGTCGAGGCGTTGCTGGAACACAAACAAACCACGCGAGCGGATTCCATGTCCGAGCAATTTGAACGCAGCGGCAAATCGCACGGCGGAGACTTTCTCGAGGAGGACACGCGATGA
- a CDS encoding endo-1,4-beta-xylanase, protein MFSSRSRFFHTVCVVLLGLSAGLQTPASAQETFPGDRLRELVPPNFAIGGVMGGYDTESLDTPVLDLARAEFNAVTTKAFMPFGPWTDPAQPIDTSGLTRNVAWAVQNGMQVHAHVLVYPTENVRLPWFQQLPNEDVEQVLQQYASTMAGSVSGGVWVWDVVNEVIGDNGDVMDADGLRMGLGSGQNFVPYKEYAAMGPDYIAKAFQWAHAADPNALLILNEYSAETVNDKSDRLLALCKRLRDQGVPIDGVGFQNHWLDLRYEPNYDSIRENFQRFANEGFQVFITECDVAAVHTQDPAGSPPSQEQLQRQARVFSNLLQIALEQPACKSFLMWDYTDETSWLQNTNFTLTLADRRPGHSDTVIPPGTSMFATPIAGGDGIVPISPKLAYLEMQAALLNRPFDTYRVTSGWDWQTSYLARFGQPNSEGQFVPGTGVYAERLDDQSETWSSLKWELERIDASAYRIRNLWGDGADYLTRQPAPSGDPNEILPGGTVGMQSLNEGWTSQQWFFIPAGNGGFRLVNGWAPEDGVLTREAQGQNSVGDDVPGPEVRLHPPADWSSQVWYFDRIGQ, encoded by the coding sequence ATGTTTTCCTCAAGAAGTCGTTTCTTTCACACGGTTTGTGTGGTTCTGCTTGGCCTTTCAGCCGGATTGCAGACGCCTGCCTCGGCTCAGGAAACCTTTCCCGGCGATCGGCTGAGAGAGCTGGTGCCGCCCAACTTTGCGATTGGCGGCGTGATGGGTGGGTACGACACCGAGTCACTCGACACCCCGGTCCTGGACCTGGCCCGCGCGGAATTCAACGCGGTGACGACCAAAGCCTTCATGCCGTTTGGTCCTTGGACCGACCCGGCTCAACCGATCGATACGTCCGGACTGACGCGAAACGTTGCTTGGGCGGTTCAGAATGGGATGCAGGTGCACGCTCATGTGTTGGTCTATCCAACCGAAAACGTCCGCTTGCCATGGTTTCAGCAATTGCCCAACGAGGATGTCGAGCAGGTGCTGCAGCAGTACGCCTCAACGATGGCGGGCAGTGTTTCCGGCGGTGTTTGGGTGTGGGACGTTGTCAACGAAGTCATTGGTGACAACGGTGACGTGATGGATGCCGATGGGCTTCGAATGGGGCTCGGTAGCGGTCAGAACTTCGTGCCTTACAAAGAGTACGCGGCCATGGGGCCCGACTACATCGCGAAGGCGTTTCAGTGGGCGCATGCTGCCGATCCCAACGCGTTGCTGATTCTCAACGAGTACTCCGCTGAAACGGTCAACGACAAATCCGATCGCTTGCTGGCGTTGTGCAAGCGACTTCGCGATCAAGGTGTTCCGATCGACGGAGTTGGTTTTCAAAACCACTGGCTCGATCTCCGCTACGAACCCAACTACGACAGCATCCGCGAAAACTTTCAGCGGTTTGCCAACGAGGGTTTTCAGGTCTTCATCACCGAATGCGATGTGGCCGCCGTGCACACACAAGATCCAGCGGGCAGTCCGCCATCGCAAGAACAACTTCAACGACAAGCTCGCGTGTTTTCGAACTTGTTGCAGATCGCACTGGAGCAGCCTGCGTGCAAGTCGTTCTTGATGTGGGACTACACCGATGAGACCTCTTGGTTGCAAAATACGAACTTCACATTGACCTTGGCGGATCGTCGACCGGGACATTCCGACACGGTGATTCCACCCGGAACATCAATGTTTGCAACGCCGATCGCAGGCGGCGATGGCATCGTTCCGATCTCGCCGAAGTTGGCGTATTTGGAGATGCAGGCGGCGCTTTTGAATCGGCCTTTCGACACCTACCGAGTGACCAGCGGTTGGGATTGGCAAACGTCCTACTTGGCTCGTTTTGGTCAACCCAATTCGGAAGGCCAGTTCGTTCCGGGCACTGGTGTTTATGCGGAACGATTGGATGATCAGTCCGAGACGTGGTCGAGTTTGAAGTGGGAGCTGGAACGGATTGATGCCAGCGCCTATCGCATTCGCAATCTGTGGGGCGATGGGGCGGACTATCTGACTCGGCAACCCGCACCAAGTGGCGACCCCAACGAGATTTTGCCTGGCGGTACCGTCGGGATGCAGTCACTCAATGAAGGATGGACGAGCCAGCAATGGTTCTTCATCCCGGCCGGTAACGGCGGCTTCCGATTGGTCAACGGCTGGGCACCCGAGGACGGCGTTCTGACCCGCGAGGCTCAAGGCCAGAACTCAGTCGGTGACGATGTGCCTGGCCCCGAGGTTCGTTTGCATCCACCCGCGGATTGGTCCAGCCAAGTCTGGTACTTCGACCGCATCGGCCAGTGA
- a CDS encoding DUF6268 family outer membrane beta-barrel protein — MDEGTRFRRRTLDGARSFVLGGFFLWFSAGTAGAQTQPIQPPVAQSLVAEPPLRFHAPQQWAVANPPEMELENFRRGVFQGGELLGGYLTDGSDSPVGAGTTGGLDETFWEIRLSTGIPLGSLDNLLGVRPFFRADHLGGLSGTDAPDTLYSTGVTLFHRKKWNERVSTIVIATPSVRSDFTTSDNAFRLFGLGLVNWQCRDDLSLSLGAVYFDRSDLGVLPAIGLTWTPSPEWKIDLMMPRPQINRRLWVDPGQAEGWAFLGGSLGGNTWAVTRQGGLRDGQSDELTVKGLRFFGGYETLVTGNRGWGMEVGYVFNRSLEYEREAIEFDLHDAVFVEASWKF; from the coding sequence ATGGACGAGGGCACACGGTTTCGACGTCGCACATTGGATGGTGCACGATCGTTCGTTCTGGGTGGTTTCTTCTTGTGGTTCTCCGCTGGAACCGCTGGCGCTCAAACCCAGCCAATTCAACCGCCGGTCGCTCAGTCGTTGGTGGCTGAACCTCCGTTGCGATTCCATGCGCCCCAGCAATGGGCCGTCGCCAACCCACCGGAGATGGAACTCGAGAATTTCCGGCGCGGCGTGTTCCAAGGCGGTGAATTGCTGGGCGGTTATCTCACCGATGGCAGTGATTCGCCCGTCGGGGCCGGGACAACGGGTGGACTGGATGAGACGTTTTGGGAGATTCGTCTGAGCACAGGCATCCCTCTGGGCAGCCTCGACAACTTGCTGGGAGTGCGTCCATTCTTTCGGGCCGATCATCTCGGTGGCCTCTCTGGGACGGATGCACCCGACACGCTCTACAGCACTGGCGTCACGTTGTTTCACCGCAAGAAGTGGAACGAACGAGTCTCAACGATTGTGATTGCAACGCCGTCCGTGCGGAGTGACTTTACCACCAGTGACAACGCGTTTCGATTGTTTGGACTGGGGCTCGTGAATTGGCAATGCCGAGATGATTTGAGTCTTTCGCTGGGCGCGGTTTACTTCGATCGCAGCGACCTGGGTGTGCTGCCAGCGATTGGCCTGACATGGACGCCTTCGCCGGAGTGGAAGATCGATCTGATGATGCCGCGACCGCAGATCAATCGTCGATTGTGGGTCGATCCAGGCCAGGCAGAGGGCTGGGCATTTCTCGGCGGATCGCTGGGCGGGAACACATGGGCGGTGACTCGCCAAGGCGGTTTGAGAGACGGTCAGAGCGATGAGTTGACCGTGAAAGGGCTTCGGTTCTTCGGCGGTTACGAGACGCTCGTGACGGGCAATCGGGGGTGGGGAATGGAGGTTGGCTACGTCTTCAACCGTTCGCTGGAGTACGAGCGGGAGGCCATCGAGTTCGATTTGCACGACGCGGTGTTCGTCGAGGCCAGTTGGAAATTCTGA
- a CDS encoding IS4 family transposase has product MPTKTKRLKRRKLPDDQGERTQESLVKPKIKIEGLKYFAMLKPLLEHLHEHECQRDTAGNRTLHYDQYCMLVLLYVLNPTVSSLRAISQASELTKVRDKLGNEKASLGSLSEAGGLFSADLLKPIIEALSAEVNDAAPDPRLSSIQQTITAVDGSLVNALPSLIAASILKQTTGSALVRWRLHTHFEVNNLLPVRVDVTPDGGGEHDERAVLKRVLEEDRLYVMDRGYAKFSLFNSIVASSSSYVCRLRDNTVYETTQELELTEGDRAAGVLNDTIVKLGGSSSSSNSPDHPIRLIQIRCTPHQNRTGGKARGSKAPNSDGILRIATNLLNVPAEIIALIYSYRWTIEIFFRFYKQLMGGDHLISHNVNGIQIQVYCSVIACLLINLWTGSRPTKRTFEMICFYFQGLASEEELIAHIEKQAAAEEAKRAKEERQEIC; this is encoded by the coding sequence ATGCCAACCAAAACCAAGCGACTCAAAAGACGAAAGCTTCCTGATGACCAGGGCGAGCGAACACAGGAATCTCTCGTCAAGCCAAAGATCAAAATCGAAGGCCTCAAATACTTCGCCATGCTCAAGCCTCTGCTCGAGCATCTTCACGAACATGAGTGCCAGCGTGATACCGCTGGCAACCGTACGCTGCACTACGATCAGTATTGCATGCTCGTGTTGCTGTATGTCCTGAACCCCACTGTCTCAAGTTTGCGAGCAATCTCGCAGGCCAGTGAGTTGACGAAAGTACGTGACAAACTGGGCAACGAGAAAGCTTCGCTGGGATCGCTATCCGAAGCCGGTGGGCTGTTCTCTGCAGACCTTCTCAAGCCGATCATTGAGGCCTTGTCTGCTGAAGTCAACGATGCTGCCCCGGACCCGCGACTGAGCAGCATTCAGCAAACGATCACCGCCGTGGATGGCTCACTTGTTAACGCCTTGCCGTCGCTGATTGCCGCATCCATTCTGAAGCAAACAACGGGCTCAGCGCTGGTGCGATGGCGACTACACACACACTTTGAGGTCAATAACCTGCTGCCCGTACGAGTCGACGTGACACCTGACGGCGGTGGAGAACACGACGAGCGGGCCGTGCTCAAACGAGTGCTCGAAGAAGATCGCTTGTACGTGATGGACCGTGGCTATGCCAAGTTCTCGCTCTTCAATTCAATCGTCGCGTCATCGAGTAGCTATGTTTGCCGACTACGTGACAACACGGTTTACGAGACGACTCAAGAACTTGAGTTAACCGAGGGTGACCGTGCTGCGGGGGTGCTCAACGATACGATTGTGAAGCTTGGAGGATCGAGCAGCAGCTCAAATTCCCCTGATCATCCGATCCGGTTGATCCAAATCCGCTGCACGCCTCATCAAAACCGCACAGGCGGAAAGGCGAGAGGTTCCAAGGCACCCAACAGCGATGGGATCCTTCGCATTGCCACCAATCTGCTGAATGTACCTGCTGAAATCATTGCCCTGATCTACTCCTACCGATGGACAATTGAAATCTTCTTTCGGTTCTACAAGCAACTGATGGGCGGCGATCACCTTATCAGCCACAACGTCAATGGGATCCAGATCCAAGTCTATTGTTCGGTGATTGCCTGCTTACTGATCAACCTGTGGACTGGATCTCGCCCCACGAAACGAACGTTTGAAATGATCTGTTTCTACTTTCAAGGCTTAGCCAGTGAAGAGGAGCTGATAGCTCACATCGAAAAGCAAGCTGCTGCAGAAGAGGCAAAGCGTGCCAAAGAGGAGCGTCAAGAAATTTGCTAA